The Stigmatella ashevillena genomic sequence CCTGGTCCAACGAATGATGGAGCCGGTGAACCTGGGCTACGCCTACACCACCGAGCGACTTGCCCATCAACTTCAGTACCGGCAGGTACCGCGCACCTTCGTGCTGGAGCGCGGTGGCGAGGTCCACGGCCTCGTCAACTACTACACGTTGCAGATGACGGCCCACGGCGAGTTGACCACGGGGGTCGTGGACCTCCTGGCGTTCAAGGAGGGCCTGCCTACCCCCGAGCGCCAACGGCTGTTGGAGGTGGCCATGCAAGACATGGTGTGTCAGGGCGTGAGCTGTGCAGCGATGCTCCGCGGGCCGTGCATCCCAGCCCCCCTGATGTGGCGCTCGGGGTGGCTGCCCTGGCCAGGAGGCGCGAAGGTGACGTGTTTGCTGCCCACGCCGGACGTCGAGCTGCCGGCAACACCTCGCGTATTCACACACCTGCGCTGAAGTCTTAGACTCTTGAATATGAGAGAGAATCCCCCCTCGCGAACGATGGTTTGGAGTCTGACGGTCATCGCGGTTTGCATCAGCGCGTGCGGCCATGCGCCAGCGGACGAGCCTTCTCAGGCCCAGGACGAGACTCTCACGGTGCAGGCCGCCGCGGACCCCGTGGTCCCGCTCTTCGATGGCAGTACAGCGCTCGAACCTGCGATCGTGGTGGATACGCCGACGGCCCTCATCACCCGGCTGGCGGACCGGTCGCGCGACCGTCACGCGCGCGAAGCACAGTTCCAGAGCTACGAGCATTATCTGCCGCTGTACTTCGAGAACCGAACCCACTCGATCGAGATCATCGACAGGGTCGCCAAGGGCGGCAAGGACATCACCGTCAACATCACCTCGCTCTGGCCTTTGGACACGCCGGACTTCCGCGCGTTCTACCAAGGACAGGCGGTGCTCTCGCAGTACTGGTTCAACGTCGATATGACCCAGGTGGACCCACTGCATTACACGGCCACGGTCAATCACAACGCGAAGGAGAACCGGCAGATCCAGGTGGGCGACCGCATGGAGATCGAGATCAGCCCGTTCATGCTCCCCCCCGTCGTAGGGCGAGCCAATTACTACGGAACGGCTTTCCTTTACGTCGTCGGCCAGGGAGGCATGGTGCCATGGGAGGGAAAAGGCTCGAACCTCGACTCCTTCCCCTTGCCACAGGAGACCTGGCTGGGGGGCCGCACGACGATCAGCTACAGCTATTCCAACGAGCCGGTGCACCTGTTCAAGCAGATGGCGACGAACCTGGCACCGGTGAACGCTCAGCCGTTCGTCGAGGGACGGCGCCTGCACCACACCGACTTCGGCACGGGCGCCCACTCGGAGAGTGGCAATCCCGTCTTCACCGCGCAGCAGAACAAGCTTGGGCCGGGGTACATCGCGCGCAGCTGCATTGCCTGCCACCCCCACAATGGCCGCGCGCTTCCACCGGACATGGGACCGTCCGAGCGCGACGTGCGGTTCCATGTCAGCAACGCTCCCTGGGCCGATCTTCACTACACCGTCAACAGCGGCGCCCAGCAGAGCTTCCGGATGCCTCACGACAACAGCACCAACAACAACACCCAGATCGTGAAGGACCTCCCTGGCGGCGCGGCCGTGCACTACCACTTCACGATCGGCAATGCCTCGGGTGGCCTGAGCACCACCGCTCCAGTACAGTTCACGGTGAGCGATGGCAATTCCAGTGGCGCCAGCAGCTACGGCCACGCCGTCCTCTCGCCTCCCCTGCTCTACACCGTCAAGGTCGGTCAGGTGAGCGGAACCACCGTGACCGCGCATCCTCAGTTGGGACGGATCCTGCAACCCCAGAGCACCAGCGGCAGCCCCGAGGGCAATGTGAGCCTCTCGAGCTGGACGGCGACGAGTGGCACGTTCGGTGACGGTACAGGGTACCTATTGCGGCGCCCGAATTACACCTTCACGGGGCCTGTTCCGGCGAACCATTCGGCGCGCATCGCGCCGCCCCTGGTCGGGTTGGGTCTGCTGGAAGCACTTGCGGAGAGCACCCTCTCCAGCCTCGCCGATCCCGACGATGCCAATCGGGACGGCATCTCGGGGCGCCTGCAGACCGTGACCGATCCACAGACAGGCCAGCAGCGCATGGGCCGTTTCGGCTGGAAAGCGAGCAAGGCGCGGCTCAGCCACCAGATCGCGAGCGCGCTCAATACCGACATGGGCGTCACCACGTCGATCTTCCGCGTGCTGGATTGCGGTCCGCAGCAGACGTGCCCTGGCGCGAGTACCGAGCTGAGTGACGCGGACCTGGACAAGATGGTGCGCTACATCTCCGTGCTCGGGGTCCCGGCGCGCCGGAACCTCGGTGACGCACAGGCGCTGCAAGGCGAGAGCCTTTTTGGCAGCGTGGGCTGCGCCCGGTGTCACACCGCGACACTGATGACCAGCCCGTATCACCCCCAGGCCGAGCTGCGCAGCCAGACGATTCATCCCTACACCGACCTGCTGCTGCACGACATGGGGCCCGGTCTGGCGGACAACCTGCCGGAGGATGGCGCTTCGGGCGCCGAGTGGCGCACGCCGCCGCTGTGGGGCATCGGCTTGACCGCAGCCATCAGCGGCGGAGAAGCCTACCTGCACGACGGCCGCGCACGCAGTCTGTCCGAGGCCATCCTGTGGCACGGCGGCGAAGCCGAGGCCTCCAAGGAGGCGTTCCGCACCCTGAGCAGCGCCAACCGGGCGGCCCTGCTCAAGTTCCTGCAATCGCTCTGAGCAAACGAATCCCCCAGCGGGAGGGTCAACGCGAGGCGTTCTCCCTCCCGCTCCTGTGACCCAAGAACTCGGCCACGAAGTCCAAGTATTTACGAATGGCCTGCGCGTGGTCTCCATGACAGTCCCGTAGAAATTTCGCAGGCCACCCCTCCCCAGGCATCTCCTGCTTCACATCACGGAGCCATTCGAAGAAGTGGCCATACTCATCATCAGCGAATCCATTGGCCAGCAAACACGCGTGGCAGCCTTCGACGAAGGTTTCGAAGCACTCTGCACTCGCTTCGCAGAGAGGCACAGCAAGCTGCCCTTGAATCAGCTCCTGACGCACCCGACACAACACATCGAGCGTCCCGGCGTCACTGGCTCTCCCCGCTGTCGCCTCGGCGTCTCTGCCTTGAAGCGTTGCCGCCACGTCCTTGACGGCGATGAACTCGGCCACCAGGTCCAGGTACTTTCGAATCGCCTTCTCGTGGTCGCCGTGACAATTCAGCAGATATTCTGCGGGCCAGTCTCTCCCTGAAGCGTCCTGCTTGATATCCCGACGCCAGTCCGTGAAGCGCTCGTATTCATCGCTCTCGGAACCGTTGGCACGAAGGCATGCACGGTATCCGTCAATGAAGCAGGCGAGCCGCTCGACACGGATGTCACCAATATACATCCGCAACCGCCTCCGCTGCATATCCGAGCGAATGCGGAGGAGATAAGAGAGCGTCTCAAGATGCATCACAGGGTCCATCTCATTCTTCCCACGTTGCTCATGATCGAGCAAGCGGCCCCGCCCCGGCTGGGCTGGCCAGTCTGTGGATCTGAGGCTTCACCAAAGGGATGCGACGCAGCGTAACCCTTGAGGTAAGATGCTTTTCTCCTACCTGAGGGACCCATGCCAAGCCCCCGAGCCCCCGAGTTGAACCCTGCGCTGCTTCCTCCTGGCACCGTGGTGGGCTCCTGGCGTGTGGTCTCCTGGGCGGGCCGTGGCGTCCACGGCGTCGTCTACCAAGCAGTCCCGGTCACCGATGAGCATGCCGTTCCCACAGCGCTCAAGCTCGCCCTGCTCCCCCGAGATTCCCGCTTCGCCCGCGAGGTAGAGTTGCTCTCCCGCGTGCGGCATCTCTGCATCCCTCGGCTGAGGGACTCCGGCACATGGCAGCACCCGGGGGATACGCTTCACCCCTTTCTCGTGATGGACTGGGTGGATGGAACGCCTTTGTATGACTGGGCCCAGCAGCACAGTCCCTCCTCCCAACGAGTGCTGCGGCTGCTCGCCCAACTGGCGCGCGCCCTCCAAGCCGTGCATGCCCAGGGCTGCCTTCACCGCGACGTCAAGGGCGACAACGTCCTGGTGCGCCACTCCGATGGCAGCGCCCTGCTCACCGACTTTGGCTCTGGCCGATTCCCAGATGCCGCCACCCTCACCCCTGGCACCCTACCTCCGGGTACCCCGGCCTACCGCTCCCCGGAGGCCTGTCTGTTCGAACTCCAGTTCTTCCGTGATCCCCGGGCCCATTACGCCGCCCAGCCAACCGATGACCTCTACGCCCTGGGCGTCACCGCCTACCGGCTCGTCACGGGCCAGTACCTTGAGTTCGGAGACCCGATTCGAGATGCATCTGGCACCTGGCACCTGGAGGGCCTTGTCTCGGCCGCTCCCCTTGCCCTCAACCCCTCCCTGGATCCGCAGCTCAATGCCTTGATCCTTCGCATGCTCTCCATGCGCCCCGAGCAGCGCGGCACCGCAATGGAACTGGCCTGCGCGCTGGAGCAAGCAGCGCAGTGCTCCAGTCCTGAGAGCACCCCTTCGTGTCTCGGGCCGGATGCCGCCGCACGTGTCGGGCCTCCAACACGAGCCCCACCGAGGCAAGGCTTGTTCGCGGCGGCAGCAGCGCTCATGGTGTGGATCATCTGGGTTTGCGGGAGCACGCCCCTGAACGTCCCAGCGCCGCCCACCGTCGTCAGGCAAGAGTCGGACGCGGCCGGTTTGGAGGACGGTGGTACCTCAGGGCTCGGCGATGAGGCCGTCGCGTCCTCCGTGGCCCCCTCCGTTCCCTCCGTGTCAGGAGAGCCGGCCGAGAGCACACTCCCCGAGCCGCTTCCAGGCCAAACACGACCCAATGCGAAGGGCCGATGCCCTCACCCACGACAAATTCCCCTCAATGGCGGTTGTTGGGTCAAGACCTCGGTGGATCGAGAGGGATGCGAGGCTCTCACCGGCACCATGATTGATGGAAATTGTTATGTGCCCGTCGCTACCCGTGAGCGTCAGCCCACGTCACACCCTGTGTGCACTCCGTAATTCGCTGGCATTCTGATATGCCATCAGAATGAACGGAGCCAAGGTCGTCCTCGTCACGGGAGCCTCGTCCGGCATTGGCCGGGCTTGCGCGGAGCTGCTGAGTGCGCGCGGCCATACGGTCTATGGCACAAGCCGCAAGCCCGCCCAGGCCCTGGCGGGCTTCCGGATGCTGGAACTGGACGTCACCCGGGACGACTCGGTCCAGGCGGCCGTGTCCACCGTGCTCGCGGAGCAGGGGCACCTCGATGCCGTGGTGAACAACGCGGGCTATGCCTTGGCAGGGCCCCTCGAGGAGACGTCTCTCGAGGAGGCACAGCACCAGCTCGACACCAACTTCTTTGGCGTGCTTCGCGTGTGCAAGGCAGTGCTTCCCTCCATGCGGACGCACCGCTCAGGGCTCATCATCAATGTGAGTTCGCTGGGGGGTGTGGCGGGCCTGCCCTTCCAGGGGCTCTACAGCGCCAGCAAGTTCGCGCTGGAGGGGCTGACGGAGAGCCTGCGCCTGGAGGTGGCATCGTTCGGCATCCAGGTCACCTCGATCCAACCTGGAGATGTGTACACGCCCATCACCGAGAATCGCGTGCAGGCCCGTCAGTGTGGACCGGACTCCCCCTACCGGAGCGCCTTCGCGACAGCCCTCGGCATCATCGAGCAAGAAGAGCGGACCGGAGCACCCGCTGGGCTCGTGGCGAGGCAGGTGCTGAAGTTGATGGAGCGCAAGCACGTGGGCGTACGCTACACCGTGGGCCGCCTGTCACAGCGGATCATCACCGCGGCCAAGGCGTTCCTGCCGTCGCGCCTCTTCGAGCGCCTCCTCAAATCCTATTACGGCCTTCAGCAGTAGGAGAGACCCATGAACAAACAGGATGTTCTGATTGTCGGTGCGGGCCCCACGGGCCTTGTCCTCGCGCTTTGGCTGACCCAACAGGGCATCACGGTTCGCATCATCGACAAGAGTACCGGCCCCGGCACCACCTCCCGCGCCCTGGCCGTACAGGCGCGCACGCTTGAGCTTTACCGGCAGCTGGATCTGGCGGATGCGGTGATCGCGGCCGGAAATCGGAACCTGTCGATCAACCTCTGGATCAAGGGCAAGCGAAAGGCGCACATCTCCGTCGGCGAGGCTGGAGCAGGACTCTCGCCTTATCCCTTTGTTCTGATCTATCCGCAGGACTTGCACGAACAGCTGTTGGTCGAGCGACTGGAAACCCTGGGCATCCGGGTTGAACGGCAAACGGAGTTGATCGACTTCGAGGACAAGGGTGACAAGATCACTGCCCGGCTGCAGATGCCCAACGGTGAGGAGGAAACCTGTGAGGCGCAGTATCTGGCCGGATGCGATGGCGCACGCTCAACCATCCGACACAAGATAGGGGCTGCCTTTGAAGGCGGTACCTACAGTCAAGTCTTCTACGTTGCCGATGTCGAGGTGAGCGGCCTGACCCCTCCCGACGAGGTGCACCTCGCGCTGGATCATTCGGATTTCGTCGCCGTGCTGTCCTACGGAAAGAATGGCCAGAGTCGGCTCATTGGGACAGTCCGCGACGAGCGTGCGGAGCGCGCGGAGACCTTGACCTTCGATGACGTCGGCCAACAGGCCATCAGAAACCTGGGGCTTCAGGTTCATCAGGTTAACTGGTTCTCCACCTACCGCGTGCATCACCGCGTCACCGACCGGTTCCGCAGCGGGCGCGCTTTCCTGCTGGGCGATGCCGCGCATATCCACAGTCCGGCAGGCGGTCAGGGGATGAACACAGGCATCAGCGACGCCATCAACCTGGCGTGGAAACTGGCCGCCGCCGTGAAAGGCGAAGCGCCGGACAGCCTGCTGGACAGCTATCAGGCGGAGCGCCTCCTTTTCGCACGCAAGCTGGTGGATACGACGGACCGGGTGTTCACGTTCGTCACCGCCGAAAGCAGTTTCGCCGACTTCGTGCGTACCCGGATTGCGCCCCTCTTTCTGCCCGTTGCCTCGACCATGGGCCCCGTCCGTGAATTCATGTTCCGCGTCATCTCACAAACGACGCTGAGCTATCACGAGAGCCCCTTGAGCCAAGGCGTGGCTGGCAAGGTGCACGGGGGTGACCGCCTCCCTTGGGTCTCTGTGGATGGCACGGACAACTACGAGCCGCTGAAGACCATCACCTGGCAGGTTCATGTCTACGGCTCAGCCCGTGCCGAGCTGAAGACCTGGTGCGAAGCCCACCACCTCCCGCTGCATGTCTACGCCTGGGGACCCGAGTACGAGAAAGCCGGGTTTGCGCGCGACGCGGCCTACCTGTTGCGCCCCGATACCTATGTCGCATTGGCGGCCCCCTCCGGCGCACCGGCCGACCTGGAGACCTACTTGAAGGATTGGATTCACGGCTTGTAGCGCTGGGGACGGGACTCGGGGGCGCGCTCCTTGTCGCTCGATGGCCAAGTCATGTGGTGACTGCCTACGCACGGACCTTGGAACGCGGCCCTCCGAGCTGCTTGCGCAGAAAGAAATGGACCAAGCCAATGGCGAGTCCCAGGACGAGTGCTGCGTAGAGAAAGCTTTGGCGGAAGAAAGGCAGAATGGCGATCGTCACAGCGATCACCAGCCAGATACACCTCCGAATGCCGTTGCCCCGCAGCAGCCGGAGCGCGGAAACAAAAGTGGCCAAGAAGATGAGCATGAACGCGGCAGAGGACGCGGTGATGAGTTCGGCCTCATCCTTTCCCGCCCATACCACCACAGCGACGACGGCGCCGTAGCCCAGCAGCAGGAAAAGCAGCGCGGCGTAGGGAGCATGGGTCTTGGCCGAGACGCGAGACAGCGCGGAGGGAAGGATCCCATCACGAGACAGGGCATACACAACCCGGGATGTCCCCAACACCCAGGCATTCGTCGTCAACAGAAGCAGGACGAGCGCCACCCCGTTGCCCACTCGAGCCACCTCTTGACCGCCAACGATGCTCAGCACTGTCGACAACACGGTGACTCGATCGCTGTATTGGGCTTCGGGTGGAATGACCAGCACAACGGTGAGCGCCATCATGAAGTAGAGCAGGCCAACGAGAAGCACTGCCCAGAAAATGGCTCGCGGAAAGGTTCGCTCTGGCGCGATAACCTCCTCGGCCACTGGCGCCGCGTTCTCCCAGCCGATGAAACCAAAGAAGCAGACGATGGCTGCGGAACCGACCGCGAGCCACCCCTTCGGAGCGACTGGGGTCAGGTTGCCCAGTTCCCCCTGGGGCAGTGCAGCCGACACCACCAGTACGAGGAAGGCGATCAACGTGCCAAGAACAACTCCCTGCACCCGGGTACTGACCTTGAGGCCCAGCAGATTGAACAAGATGGAGCAGGACATGATCAGGTAACCCGCCAACAGCAACGTCGCTCCCCCCGGGAAGGGAACAAGCTTCGACAAGTAGCGCGCGGCCGCGATCCCCAAAACGGGGTTGGCGATCAACAAGGTCAACAACAGAAATAGCGCGATGACCTTGCCCCAGTAGTTGCCGAAGGCGTGCTCAACAAACGAGGCGATCCCGCGGCTGTCGGGATGAAGAACCGACAGCCGCGCGAAGATCAAGGCAAAGGGATACGAGTAGGCAATCAAGAGCAACCACGCCAGCAGCGACGCCGGTCCCGCGATCTCGGCGGCATGACCGGGGATAATCAGGATCCCAACCCCCATGACGGACGAGATGTAGTGGATGATCAACCCCGGTGTCCGCAATGTCTTCCGGAGGCGGTTGGGCTGGGAAATTTCAGGCTTCATGGAATCGCACCTTGTTCCACGGCTGGGCGCGCAGGGACTGCATCGCGCGATGGAGTGATGTCAGGGGTGGCCCAGGTAGCCACCCATTTTTGGGAAGAAATCCCGGGCTGCGATGGGGCTCTGTCCCGGCGGCTGCACCTCCATCAGGATGATGCCGCAAGCGCCCACCTTCCCTGGCCCTCCGCACGCCACTGCCACTCCCTCTTCGGCATGGCAGATGAGCCGACCAGGCGTTCCACAGTAGGCCCGCTTTGGTAACTTGGCCCGCTTGAGCAGAAGCTCGCTCCCTTCGTAGTCTGTGCGTGCGTTCAGGAACGGATCGCTCTGGGCACGGATCAGGTTGTAAAGTTCAAGGCTGCTCTGGTTCCAATCCGCCCTTGTGTCCCGGGGGGCGATGCGATGGTAGAAGACCGATTGTGAGAGGTCCTGCGGCTGGCCGCGGTAGCCCTCGTTCAGCAGTGACAAGCCGCGCAGGACGAGCCCCGGATAGCGGATGAGCAACCTGTGGTACACATCGGTCGCGGTGTCTTCCACGCCAATGGGAACCCGCTCTTGGGCGATGATGTCCCCCGTGTCGAACTCACCGCTCATGAGGTGAACCGTCAGACCGGTCTCGGCCTCACCGTTCCGGATCGCCCAGTTGACGGCGCCGAAACCTCCATATTTGGGCAGCAGGGCATCATGGATGTTGATGGCCCCAAGCCGGGGAAGCCCGAGCAGCGCAGACGGCACCAACGTGCGCCAGTTGGTTGATACGATGGCATCGGGGCGCAGCCCTGCCACTCGTGGGATCAACTCCGGTTCGGCCGCGCGAGGAGACAGAAAAGTGGGCAGCCCCTCGGCCTCCGCCACACGCAGGACATCGTTGTCTCCAAGTCCGGTGAAGTCAGGGCGATGGGTGAGCACCAGTCCGACCCGGTGCACGGCCGCCAGCCCTTCCAGAACCGCCGCCCCCAGCTCGCCAAACCCCATGAACATCAGGTCAAGTGGCATCCTGCGCTCGCTCCTCGCCCGACAGAGGGGAGGTGCGAGCCGCTGCTCCCACCTGGAAGCGCAGTCCGGTCAGGCGAATGAAACCCGTGGCATCGCTTTGGTTGTAGACGTTGTCCGCTTCGAATGTCACGTGAGCCCGGCTGTACCGGCTGGTGGGCGACTCGCGCCCAATCACCCGAACCGACCCCTTGTACATCTGCATCCGGACATCTCCCGTGACGCCCTTCTGGCTCTGGTCGATCGCGGCCTGGAGCATCAGCCGCTCTGGAGAGAACCAAAGGCCGCGATACACCAAATTGGCATAGCGGGGCATCAACTCATCCTTCAGGTGAGCCGCCTCGCCATCCATCGTGAGCGATTCGATGGCACGGTGAGCGTGGTGCAGGAGGGTACCTCCAGGCGTCTCATAGACGCTGCGCGTCTTCATGCCCAGGATTCGGTTCTCGACCATGTCCACCCGCCCAATGCCGTGTACACCGCCGAGCGCGTTCAGTCGGCGCAGCACGTTGGCGGGCGACAAAGGCTCGCCATTCACCGCCACGGGGTCCCCCTGAAGGAACGACACCACCAGCTCTTCTGGCCGGTTCGGTGCATCCTCGGGCCGCACGGTCCGCGTGCACAGTCCCTCCGGGGGAGGGATCGAGGGATCCTCAAGCGCCTCGCCTTCATAGGAGGTGTGCAGCAGGTTGACATCAATGGAGTAGGGGCGCTGGGCTGTGCCCGCGTTCTCGATCGAAATCTGGTTTTCGCGGGCGAAGGCCAGCAGGTCGCTGCGCGAGCGGAAGCTCCAATCTCGCCAAGGCGCGATGATCTGGATGTCGGGGCTCAGGGCCAAGTAGGTGAGTTCGAAGCGGAGCTGATCATTCCCCTTGCCCGTGGCGCCGTGGGCCACGGCATCGGCGCCAACCAACCGGGCGATCTCGATCTGACGCTTGGCGATGAGCGGCCGGGCGATGGACGAGCCCAGCAGGTAAGCCCCTTCGTACAGCGCGTTGGCGCGAAACATGGGAAAGACGAAGTCCCGCGCGAACTCCTCCTGGAGATCCTCGATGAAAATCTCACGGACGCCGAGCTGCTCGGCCTTCTGCCGCACGCGCTTCAGTTCCTCCCCTTGTCCAAGGTCGGCGGTGAAGGTGACGATCTCGCAGCCATAGCGATCCTTGAGCCAACGCAACACCACCGACGTATCCAGGCCTCCCGAGTAAGCCAGGACAATCTTTTTCAAGGGCTTCATGTTTCCTCCTGCTGAGGGGGTGACCGTGCGCGATGACTCAGGACGCCCAGAGCGCATCCATGGTTTCGTGGGAGACAGGTTTCTCCAGATTTGCAGACGAGGCGAACGCCATGTTCAGGATGACGCGGCGGCATGCCTTAAGAAGCGGGTAGACGCGATGGAGCGTCGTGTCGGCACGCAGGAAATAGAGATCTCCCGGTGCCAGCGCGACCGAGTAGATGGGACGATCAATGAAGGCCTCACACAGACGAGGCGAGCTTTTGTTCCACTTCGTATGGGGGACGCACTGGACGAACCCTCCCAGCTCCACGGGTGGGCAATCAATGATCCAGACCAGCGCGTAGCTGTAGTCATCCCAATGCCAACCATGGGTATCTCCCGGCTGGTGGATTTGCGTGATGACATACTGCTCATCGTTGTACGGACACGGGAGGACCGGCCCCCCCGTGATGCGGCTGAGCGCCGAGAGCAGCACTTCGCTGCCGTAGAGCTGCGGAATGACGCCACCATGCTCCAGGATGTCCTGTCGCCGCACGTTCGACAGCTTGCGAGGCGTGTTGCCAGTCTCGGCGAACCTCATGTCCCGGCGCCGAGCGTGCCGCTCCAGCAAATCCTCCGCCTCTTCAGCCAGCTTCTTCTTAAGTGGCTCTGGGCAGAGGTTGCTCACTTTGGCGAGACCCGTTCGTTCAAGGCTCCGGCGCAGCCCCCGGATATCGCTGTGAGAGTAAGGGTTTTCTTGAATGTGTCGAGCCAGCATTCTCTCGGTGGAAGCAGGTGCAAGATCGGAGCTCTCAAGCATGGGAGGTTGCATCCTTTCGTCCAAGACGGAGCCCTCTGCGATCTCTTGTGACTCGACAATGGGAAGGATGAGCCTCAGGGCCACCCCTTTCGAGGCATAGGCGAAGGCCACCCGCCAGGAGGGATGGCAAGAGGGGAAGCAGTGCTTGGAGACGACATCAAAAAGCGGTCGTCAGGCTGCTCCGTCCCCCCCCATTTGGGAGGCAGGCAAGCACGGACCGGGGGAGTTCAGACAGACCACCACGCCCCAGAGTGCACCGGGTCAAGGCCTGTAGCGCTGAGGCCGAGACTCAGGCACGCACAGGGCCAAGCGCTCCATGCGGCTGGCCACCTCCGCGAGGACGCGCTCCTTGTCGAGTGTCAGCACTTGGCGATCACGCAAAAGGACCCGGCCATTCACCAAAACGGTGTGCACGTCGCTCGCGCGTGCGCCGTACACCAGTCCAGCAGCCAGGTCATGCGGCGGCTGCCAGTGGGTGCCTCGGGTGTCCACGAGAACGATGTCGGCCTGAGCGCCCGGCGAAAGCACACCGAGTTCCGTGCCAAGGCCCAGCGCGGCCGCACTCCCCCGCGTGGTGATGTCGAGCGCCTCGGCGATGGGAAGAACCTCGGGATCGAGCGCGTCGTGCTTCTGCAGCATGGCCATGAGCCGCAGACTCTCGAAGAGTTCCAGCGGGTTGCCACTGGCCGTGCCCGTGGCCAGCCCCACGGGCACACCGGCCTTGCGCAGGGCACGCAGGGGCGCCACCCCCAACCCCAGCTTGAGCGCCTGCTTGGGCGCATGGGCGACGCCCACATGCGCGCGGTGGCGAGCGAGCAGTTCGATGTCCTGGGGCAGCAGCCCGCAAGCGTGGGCGATGAGCGTGGGGACGCCCAGCACGCCCGTGTCCTGAAGCACTTGGATGGGGGTGCGGTCCCGCCGGCTCACGCTGGCGAGCGTCTGGTTCATCTCCTCGGCGGCGTGCAGATGGATGCCTACGCCCAAACGGGTCGCATGCCCCACACAGGCACGCAGCAAGCCGTCGTCGCAGGTGTAGGGCGAAAAGGGCGCCATGCAGGTGGTGATGCGGCCCCCGGCGCCGCCCTTCCAACGCTCCGCGAACGCGGCCGTCTCGGCAAGCGCGGCGTAACCACCGCTGGAGAATGCACTCCACCCGAGCCGCGCGCGGGTCCCCGCCTCCTCGACGGCCCGAGCCACCTCGTCCATGAAGAGGGAGTGGTCGGCCACGGTGGTGACCCCCGCCTCAATCATCTCGATGAGGCCGAGCTGTGCGCCCCAGTACACGTCCTCCGGCGTGAGATTGGTCTCCAGGGGCCAGATGAAGTCGTTGAACCACCGCTCCAGGGACACGTCCTCGGCCAGCCCCCGGAAGAGCACACTGGCCACATGGGCGTGGGTATTGATGAGCCCAGGCAGGGCCAGCATTCGCTGCCCTTCGATCACGGTCACTCCCGCGTCCAGAGGCTCACCCGTGGGCCGCAGCGCGGCAATCCGGTTGTCTCGAATGAGGATGTCCTGGTGGCGGGCCACGGAAAGCGCCCCTTGCTCGTTCGGAACGAGCGCGTGGCAATCGCGGATGCAGATCTCCGTCATACAGATCTCCAAGGGAAGTTCCCGGGGAAAGTGCCCGTCCTAGTGCACTCGCCGCGCCAGTTCCAGCAGCACCTTTGCTTAAAGCTCCTAACAAAAATCGCTTCGGAGGGGACTTCCCCCCTGAGCAGGGGCTCCAGTCTTTATTTTTGTTAGGAACTCTAAGCTTTTCGGCGAGCACGTAGACAGCTGCGGTCACGACATTGCTGTCGCCTCTCAACAGGAGGGAAACCGAAGTGCCGCCCTGCGCAAGCGAGCCGCTTGCAGCAAGGCCTCTTTCCGTCCCATATCCCATACTTCACGGAACCTTACCGTCGCATCCCACACAAAAACGGGGAA encodes the following:
- a CDS encoding di-heme oxidoredictase family protein, which codes for MVWSLTVIAVCISACGHAPADEPSQAQDETLTVQAAADPVVPLFDGSTALEPAIVVDTPTALITRLADRSRDRHAREAQFQSYEHYLPLYFENRTHSIEIIDRVAKGGKDITVNITSLWPLDTPDFRAFYQGQAVLSQYWFNVDMTQVDPLHYTATVNHNAKENRQIQVGDRMEIEISPFMLPPVVGRANYYGTAFLYVVGQGGMVPWEGKGSNLDSFPLPQETWLGGRTTISYSYSNEPVHLFKQMATNLAPVNAQPFVEGRRLHHTDFGTGAHSESGNPVFTAQQNKLGPGYIARSCIACHPHNGRALPPDMGPSERDVRFHVSNAPWADLHYTVNSGAQQSFRMPHDNSTNNNTQIVKDLPGGAAVHYHFTIGNASGGLSTTAPVQFTVSDGNSSGASSYGHAVLSPPLLYTVKVGQVSGTTVTAHPQLGRILQPQSTSGSPEGNVSLSSWTATSGTFGDGTGYLLRRPNYTFTGPVPANHSARIAPPLVGLGLLEALAESTLSSLADPDDANRDGISGRLQTVTDPQTGQQRMGRFGWKASKARLSHQIASALNTDMGVTTSIFRVLDCGPQQTCPGASTELSDADLDKMVRYISVLGVPARRNLGDAQALQGESLFGSVGCARCHTATLMTSPYHPQAELRSQTIHPYTDLLLHDMGPGLADNLPEDGASGAEWRTPPLWGIGLTAAISGGEAYLHDGRARSLSEAILWHGGEAEASKEAFRTLSSANRAALLKFLQSL
- a CDS encoding serine/threonine protein kinase; translation: MPSPRAPELNPALLPPGTVVGSWRVVSWAGRGVHGVVYQAVPVTDEHAVPTALKLALLPRDSRFAREVELLSRVRHLCIPRLRDSGTWQHPGDTLHPFLVMDWVDGTPLYDWAQQHSPSSQRVLRLLAQLARALQAVHAQGCLHRDVKGDNVLVRHSDGSALLTDFGSGRFPDAATLTPGTLPPGTPAYRSPEACLFELQFFRDPRAHYAAQPTDDLYALGVTAYRLVTGQYLEFGDPIRDASGTWHLEGLVSAAPLALNPSLDPQLNALILRMLSMRPEQRGTAMELACALEQAAQCSSPESTPSCLGPDAAARVGPPTRAPPRQGLFAAAAALMVWIIWVCGSTPLNVPAPPTVVRQESDAAGLEDGGTSGLGDEAVASSVAPSVPSVSGEPAESTLPEPLPGQTRPNAKGRCPHPRQIPLNGGCWVKTSVDREGCEALTGTMIDGNCYVPVATRERQPTSHPVCTP
- a CDS encoding SDR family oxidoreductase, translated to MNGAKVVLVTGASSGIGRACAELLSARGHTVYGTSRKPAQALAGFRMLELDVTRDDSVQAAVSTVLAEQGHLDAVVNNAGYALAGPLEETSLEEAQHQLDTNFFGVLRVCKAVLPSMRTHRSGLIINVSSLGGVAGLPFQGLYSASKFALEGLTESLRLEVASFGIQVTSIQPGDVYTPITENRVQARQCGPDSPYRSAFATALGIIEQEERTGAPAGLVARQVLKLMERKHVGVRYTVGRLSQRIITAAKAFLPSRLFERLLKSYYGLQQ
- a CDS encoding FAD-dependent oxidoreductase, yielding MNKQDVLIVGAGPTGLVLALWLTQQGITVRIIDKSTGPGTTSRALAVQARTLELYRQLDLADAVIAAGNRNLSINLWIKGKRKAHISVGEAGAGLSPYPFVLIYPQDLHEQLLVERLETLGIRVERQTELIDFEDKGDKITARLQMPNGEEETCEAQYLAGCDGARSTIRHKIGAAFEGGTYSQVFYVADVEVSGLTPPDEVHLALDHSDFVAVLSYGKNGQSRLIGTVRDERAERAETLTFDDVGQQAIRNLGLQVHQVNWFSTYRVHHRVTDRFRSGRAFLLGDAAHIHSPAGGQGMNTGISDAINLAWKLAAAVKGEAPDSLLDSYQAERLLFARKLVDTTDRVFTFVTAESSFADFVRTRIAPLFLPVASTMGPVREFMFRVISQTTLSYHESPLSQGVAGKVHGGDRLPWVSVDGTDNYEPLKTITWQVHVYGSARAELKTWCEAHHLPLHVYAWGPEYEKAGFARDAAYLLRPDTYVALAAPSGAPADLETYLKDWIHGL